gatttcgcaattttctaaattttcaatcgcttatataacaaaaactattaacttaagagaaaaatcactaaagaccttttctgtttgtaattattcaaaaaacctaaaaaaatttgttcgatgcaaaaagaataattttaggaaaaacccctaatctttcccctcgcctggcaaggtcttatgctcttcagaatcgccttgtacacatttcttctaaatgacttactcaaacacatacttaaatttaaaccttacaggagaaagtttattttaccccctaaatttgcacttttcgattcacctggtagatacacgtgcaccgctgaggcctgccaggtcatggtttttagccttgatgtgctatgaattatcactagaataatttttagccttacaggacgaccgttagtcggagggttcactagctcttagactaatttgggctttgactataacatatttTATACAATTACCTACGTGTAAATATGGGTTTCACGACGTAGCACCACCTAGTTTGGACGACAAAATACGAACAGGCGAAGATAAACGAGATAAAGTGCAGGTACCGCTGCCGTTTGGTGTAGAATATGCTGCCCGCTAAAAGATGATCCAATAGTTTTTAATATCACCTGAGCTTTTGTCTTCGTTTGTTTTTGTACTTTATGTATTCTAGAGTGTTTACAACTTTGTTTATGATCGGTTTCTGCAGTCAAagttttataatttaatttttattttaggtttCCGTCCAAACGAGATTAAAATGAAATCCGAAAGAACGTCAGTAACACACACTGGAAAGAAACTTAACAGgtgcaaaatttgttttaagcaatttagggAAGCAGGAAATTTGAAAACGCATTTAAGGATACAttctggagaaaaaccttataagtgtgaaatttgttctaaacaATTTAGTCAAAATGGACATTTAAAAACTCATTTAAGGGTACACACTAGAGAAAAACCTTttaagtgtaaaatttgttttaagcaatttagtgaatcTGGAACATTGAAAAATCATTTAAGGATCCACACCGGAGAAAAGCCTTTCAAATGCGACatttgtttaaagcaatttagtgaagcggGGAGTTTGAAACAGCATTTAAGGGTACACagtggagaaaaaccttataagtgtgaaatttgttctaagcaatttagtcaagatGGAAGTTTAAAAACTcatttaaggatacacactggagaaaagccttacaagtgcgagatgtgttttaagcaatttagtgaagcaggaaCTTTAAAAAGGCATTTGACAGTACACACTGGAGAGAAGCCTTACAAGTGCAAAATTTGTTTTACGCAATTTGGAGGAGCAGGAAgtttgaaaaggcatttaaggatacatactggagaaaaaccttataagtgtgaaatttgttctaagcaatttagaCAAGATGGACCTTTTAAAAGGCATTTAAGGGTACActctggagaaaagccttacaagtgccaaatttgttttaaacaatttactGAAGcacgaaatttaaaaaatcatttgagattgcacactggagaaaagccctATCAATgcgaaatttgttctaagcaattttgTCTAGATAGAGctttgaaaaagcatttaaagATACACACTaaagaaaagccttataagtccgaaatttctttttaacaaatgttgaatgggttgcatatgtgagtccatattaaatgaagtaaagaaacacagacttactcacaatcatttaataatacttcgacGATCGGTTTCCatctctacactattcagatcatcttcaggtcggcgttacaagtagttaaatgatgccgttacaagggatgctttgtaagttcatcgataacatgtttaaacgtccaacttatgctaataggatagctaggtgaggGACTGGGCAAGCGGACATGCTttgtaggtcaaaacacagtaaattggaatggatcctgaaggcagatgTGTGTTGTGAAACAGAGATAGATGTATTAGTTatgagaaagacaacgttcgGGTGGGAATGTTCATAAATGCAGCTAAGGTGTAAATAGACTTATTGTAAACACTTGTACGATTATGAAGGTCTTTGCTCTTAGGTGTTTTGAGCTATGGGCAGAGGTCGAAGTAAAGAATGACAAATAGGAATAAATATTCAAGTTAGTATTGTTCCCAGTCACAGGACTACGGGATGTCATTTATTTTGTATCATTGTAGGTGCCTATCACTTGGAAATCTATGAAATGTAGAGGATTGTAAGAAATTAATTAGATAAAAAAGAttgtcaaaataaaattggttGAAAAACTGTAGAATATTAAAGGTGATCTGAAAAAAGGGAAGGGGTTTGTTAGAGCTATTGTATGATAGTGTATGTTCAGAAAGAAATATTGAAtaaataattacagggtgtaggcacttacattgagaaattattgaaataaataaataaattaacacataacacaaATGATTTTTATAACTACACAGACAAAACAAGTGGTATAAATTTGGATGGGAAGTGGCACTACATTTGCAAAACTCACTTAAATAaccgatttttaaattttctaaaacTCAAATTTAGTTTTTGTGTTTCATCTTTGAGAGGGAATTTTGACAGTCAAAACTGTCAGTCACTACTGTCAAAATTCCCTCTCAAGATGAAACACAAAAACTAAATTTGAgttttagaaaatttaaaaatcagtTATATAAGTGAATTTGTCAAATGTAGTGCCACTTCCCATCCAAATTTATACCACTTGTTGTTTTGTCTGTGCAGTTATAAAAATCCTgtgtgttatgtgttaatttatttatttattttaataatttctcaatgtaagtgcctacaccctgtaattatttaTTCAATATTTCTTTCTGAACATACACTATCATACAATAGCTCTAACAAACCCCTTCCTTTTTTCAGATCACCTTTAATATTCTACAGTTTTTCaaccaattttattttgacaaTCTTTTTTATCTATCATTTTTATCtaattaatttcttataatcCTCTACATTTCACAGATTTCCAAGTGATAGGCACCTACAATGATACAAAATAAATGACATCCCGTAGTTCTGTGACTGGGAACAATACTAACTTGAATATTTATTCCTATTTGTCATTCTTTACTTCGACCTCTGTCCATAGCTCAAAACACGTAAGAGCAAAGACCTTCATAATCGTACAAGTGTTTACAATAAGTCTATTTACACCTTAGCTGCATTTATGAACATTCCCACCcgaacgttgtctttctcatAACTAATACATCTATCTCTGTTTCACAACACAcatctgccttcaggatccattccaatttactgtgttttgacctacgaagcatgtccgcttgcccagtccctcacctagctatcctattagcataagttggacgtttaaacatgttatcgatgaacttacaaagcatcccttgtaacggcatcatttaactacttgtaacgccgacctgaagatgatctgaatagtgtagagatcgaaaccggtcgtcgaagtattattaaatgattgtgagtaagtctgtgtttatTTACTTCATTCTTTTTAACAATTTAGTCAAGATGGAAATTTGAAAAgtcatttgagaatacacactgaACAGAAGCTTTagatacaagtgtgaaatttgttttaagcaatttagtgaagcaggaaCTTTAAAGAAGTTTTAAGGCGTATGAACACAGAGCGTGAACTCACAGGAATTGTCAAGAAACGTAAAACTTCTTATCTTGGACACATATTTAGACACAACAGGTATAACTTCCTTCGGCTTATCATAGAAGGGAAAATAGAAGGAAGACGTGGCCCGGGTAGACGACAGTAAGATTAAATACAATCTACTTTAAgtttactaaataaaaataaacactatTTCTTCAGTGCAATGGTTTAAAGATATGTAGTCACAGACATTAAATTT
The window above is part of the Diabrotica virgifera virgifera chromosome 2, PGI_DIABVI_V3a genome. Proteins encoded here:
- the LOC126879808 gene encoding zinc finger protein 239-like is translated as MEVKQETSEEICKIEIDNEEFDGDGNLEAFKIEIKEEPKREPGYNAFDYLDFPENAKVEQDEYKFNILCEETQTTNEESFRPNEIKMKSERTSVTHTGKKLNRCKICFKQFREAGNLKTHLRIHSGEKPYKCEICSKQFSQNGHLKTHLRVHTREKPFKCKICFKQFSESGTLKNHLRIHTGEKPFKCDICLKQFSEAGSLKQHLRVHSGEKPYKCEICSKQFSQDGSLKTHLRIHTGEKPYKCEMCFKQFSEAGTLKRHLTVHTGEKPYKCKICFTQFGGAGSLKRHLRIHTGEKPYKCEICSKQFRQDGPFKRHLRVHSGEKPYKCQICFKQFTEARNLKNHLRLHTGEKPYQCEICSKQFCLDRALKKHLKIHTKEKPYKSEISF